The proteins below come from a single Serratia ficaria genomic window:
- a CDS encoding glycosyl hydrolase family 18 protein: protein MSTRKAVIGYYFIPTVQINNYTESDTAIVPFPVSNITPAKARQLTHINFSFLDINGDLECAWDPATNDAKAREVVGRLTALKAHNPSLRIMFSIGGWYYSNDLGVSHANYVNAVKTPAARSKFAQSCVRIMKAYGFDGVDIDWEYPQAAEVDGFVAALQEIRTLLDRQTQADGRQALPYQLTIAGAGGAFFLSRYYSKLPQIVAQLDYINLMTYDLAGPWEKITNHQAALFGDAAGPTFYNALREANLGWSWEELTRAFPSPFSLTVDAAVQQHLMMEGVPSAKIVMGVPFYGRAFKGVGGGNGGQYGSHATPGEDPFPGTDYWLVGCDECVRDKDPRIASYRQLEQMLLGNYGYQRLWNDKTKTPYLYHAERGLFVTYDDVESFKYKAKYIKQQQLGGVMFWHLGQDNRNGDLLAALDRYFNAADYDDSQLDMGTGLRYTGVGPGNLPIMAAPAYTPGTTYAQGALVSYQGYVWQTKWGSVTAAPGADSAWLKVGRAA from the coding sequence CAGATTAATAACTATACCGAATCCGATACCGCGATCGTGCCGTTCCCGGTATCGAACATTACGCCGGCCAAGGCCCGGCAGCTGACCCACATCAACTTCTCGTTCCTCGATATCAACGGCGATCTGGAATGCGCCTGGGATCCGGCCACCAACGACGCCAAGGCGCGCGAAGTCGTCGGCCGCCTGACCGCACTGAAGGCGCACAACCCCAGCCTGCGCATCATGTTCTCCATCGGTGGCTGGTATTATTCCAACGATCTGGGGGTGTCCCACGCCAACTACGTCAATGCGGTCAAGACCCCGGCCGCCCGCAGCAAGTTCGCCCAGTCCTGCGTGCGCATCATGAAGGCGTACGGTTTCGACGGCGTGGACATCGACTGGGAATATCCCCAAGCGGCGGAAGTGGACGGCTTCGTCGCCGCGCTGCAGGAGATCCGCACCCTGCTGGATAGGCAAACCCAGGCCGACGGCCGTCAGGCGCTGCCCTACCAGTTGACCATCGCCGGCGCCGGCGGCGCGTTTTTCCTGTCGCGCTACTACAGCAAGCTGCCGCAGATCGTCGCCCAGCTCGACTACATCAACCTGATGACCTACGATCTGGCCGGCCCCTGGGAGAAGATAACCAACCACCAGGCGGCGCTGTTCGGCGACGCGGCCGGGCCGACCTTCTACAACGCGCTGCGTGAAGCCAACCTGGGCTGGAGCTGGGAAGAGCTGACCCGCGCCTTCCCCAGCCCGTTCAGCCTGACGGTCGACGCCGCCGTCCAGCAGCACCTGATGATGGAGGGCGTGCCGAGCGCCAAGATTGTGATGGGCGTGCCGTTCTACGGCCGCGCGTTCAAAGGCGTCGGCGGCGGCAACGGCGGCCAATACGGCAGCCACGCCACGCCGGGGGAAGACCCGTTCCCGGGCACCGACTACTGGCTGGTGGGCTGCGACGAATGCGTGCGCGACAAGGATCCGCGCATCGCCTCCTACCGCCAGCTGGAGCAAATGCTGCTCGGCAACTACGGCTACCAGCGCCTGTGGAACGACAAGACCAAAACCCCGTACCTGTACCATGCGGAACGGGGGCTGTTCGTCACCTATGACGATGTGGAAAGCTTCAAGTACAAGGCCAAGTACATCAAGCAGCAGCAGTTGGGCGGCGTGATGTTCTGGCATCTGGGGCAGGACAACCGCAACGGCGACCTGCTGGCCGCGCTGGATCGCTACTTCAACGCGGCGGATTACGACGACAGCCAGTTGGACATGGGCACCGGCCTGCGTTACACCGGCGTTGGCCCCGGCAACCTGCCGATCATGGCCGCGCCGGCCTATACGCCGGGCACCACCTACGCGCAGGGCGCGCTGGTGTCTTATCAGGGCTATGTCTGGCAGACCAAGTGGGGCTCGGTTACGGCGGCGCCGGGCGCCGACAGCGCCTGGCTGAAGGTGGGCCGCGCGGCCTGA
- a CDS encoding LysR family transcriptional regulator, translating into MTRLSLDAIKIISTIKSTGSFSMAAEALHKTPSAISYRVSNIESKLCVKLFHRNGPMITLTDEGEFLLQEGSWILNAVQDLESRVRNIPKLENNIRIVVDKYFPLEALTQDIRDYIQHSPNANISVQREALNGTWDALKNNRADLIIAIGQIPDSVQAKTLMLGKLDFVLCVSPSHPFAAQKKAVCKKQRLNDIVVVIADSSHDLPKRNHGTLPLQRQLVVCDVESKLALLKRGIGHAFLPPALIEKELASGELVRVPVEMQKGDEMIWLAWHPASKGGGFSWWHERLTRKSDVLSLLGREVVRDGGYPWCNN; encoded by the coding sequence ATGACTAGATTATCCCTGGATGCGATTAAAATAATCAGCACCATCAAAAGTACCGGTTCTTTCTCCATGGCTGCGGAGGCGTTGCATAAAACGCCTTCGGCCATCTCGTACCGGGTTTCAAATATTGAAAGCAAGCTCTGCGTGAAACTTTTTCATCGTAATGGACCTATGATTACCCTGACCGATGAAGGGGAATTCCTGCTGCAGGAGGGCAGCTGGATATTAAATGCGGTGCAGGATCTGGAAAGCCGGGTGCGCAACATACCCAAGCTGGAAAATAATATCCGCATCGTGGTCGACAAGTACTTTCCGCTGGAGGCGCTCACCCAGGATATCCGCGACTATATTCAGCACAGCCCGAACGCCAATATCTCGGTGCAGCGTGAGGCGCTGAACGGCACCTGGGATGCGTTGAAGAACAACCGCGCCGACCTGATCATCGCCATCGGCCAGATCCCGGACAGCGTGCAGGCCAAAACCCTGATGCTGGGCAAGCTGGACTTTGTGCTGTGCGTCTCGCCGTCCCACCCCTTTGCGGCGCAGAAAAAGGCGGTGTGCAAGAAGCAACGGCTGAACGACATCGTGGTGGTGATCGCCGACAGCAGCCACGACCTGCCAAAGCGCAACCACGGCACGCTGCCGCTGCAGCGGCAGCTGGTGGTGTGCGACGTGGAAAGCAAACTGGCGCTGCTCAAACGCGGCATCGGCCACGCCTTCCTGCCGCCGGCGCTGATTGAAAAAGAGCTGGCCAGCGGCGAGCTGGTCAGGGTGCCGGTGGAGATGCAAAAAGGGGATGAAATGATCTGGCTGGCCTGGCACCCGGCCAGCAAGGGCGGCGGCTTTAGCTGGTGGCACGAGCGCCTGACGCGCAAAAGCGACGTTTTAAGCCTGCTGGGGCGTGAAGTGGTGCGGGACGGCGGTTACCCCTGGTGCAACAACTGA
- a CDS encoding lytic polysaccharide monooxygenase produces MNQTSRTLMSLGLLSAALFGASQQANAHGYVETPASRAYQCKLQLNTQCGSVQYEPQSVEGLKGFPQAGPADGHIASADKPTFFELDQQTPTRWNKINLKTGANSFSWTLTARHSTASWRYFITKPNWDASQPLTRASFDLTPFCQYNDGGAIPAAKVTHQCNIPADRTGSHVILAVWDVADTANAFYQAIDVNLSH; encoded by the coding sequence ATGAACCAGACCTCTCGTACCCTTATGTCCCTGGGCCTGCTGAGCGCGGCCCTGTTCGGCGCCTCGCAACAGGCCAACGCGCACGGCTACGTCGAAACGCCGGCCAGCCGCGCCTATCAGTGCAAACTGCAGCTCAACACCCAATGCGGCAGCGTGCAGTACGAACCGCAGAGCGTTGAAGGGCTGAAAGGCTTCCCGCAGGCCGGTCCGGCGGACGGCCATATCGCCAGCGCCGACAAGCCCACCTTCTTCGAGCTGGACCAACAAACGCCGACCCGCTGGAACAAGATCAACCTGAAGACCGGCGCCAACAGCTTCAGTTGGACGCTGACCGCGCGCCACAGCACCGCCAGCTGGCGTTATTTCATCACCAAGCCGAACTGGGACGCCTCGCAGCCGCTGACCCGCGCCTCCTTTGACCTGACGCCGTTCTGTCAGTACAACGACGGCGGCGCCATCCCGGCCGCCAAGGTCACCCACCAGTGCAACATACCCGCAGACCGCACCGGTTCGCACGTGATCCTCGCCGTGTGGGATGTGGCCGACACCGCCAACGCCTTCTACCAGGCGATAGACGTCAATCTGAGCCATTAA
- a CDS encoding sugar-binding transcriptional regulator, translating into MEKQTVSQDNELLTEIAVAYYQDEITQEEIAKKFGISRIKVGRLLKRAKEEGIVEITVRYHPVFSTRLEQQMMERFPISRALIALDHQDEEEQRRQVAALVSNYLAMSLKDDMVLAVGQGRNVAAIADHVGSVAERNCKFICGIGGTHRPGDAINADHISRRLAKKFGGSSETLYAPAYVENRALKDAFMQNGTIKETLDRARKADVALVGIGDMNENSYMVKLGWFTPHEIIDASLNQGVIGDIAGYDFFNAQGQHVDTVMNDRVIGLSIDELRKIPCVIAIASENTKAMAILGALRTGAIDIIATSALNVRTLLNMSQ; encoded by the coding sequence ATGGAAAAACAAACAGTGTCCCAGGATAACGAACTGCTGACCGAAATCGCCGTCGCTTACTATCAGGATGAGATCACGCAGGAAGAAATCGCCAAAAAGTTCGGCATTTCGCGGATCAAAGTCGGGCGTTTGCTCAAACGCGCCAAGGAAGAGGGCATCGTCGAGATCACCGTGCGTTATCACCCGGTGTTCAGCACCCGGCTGGAGCAGCAGATGATGGAGCGCTTTCCCATCAGCCGCGCGCTGATCGCGCTCGACCATCAGGATGAAGAAGAGCAGCGTCGGCAGGTGGCGGCGCTGGTGTCCAACTATCTGGCGATGTCGCTGAAAGACGATATGGTGCTGGCGGTGGGGCAGGGGCGCAACGTGGCGGCGATCGCCGATCACGTCGGCAGCGTGGCGGAGCGAAACTGCAAGTTTATCTGCGGCATCGGCGGCACCCATCGCCCCGGCGACGCGATCAACGCCGACCACATCAGCCGCCGGCTGGCGAAGAAGTTCGGCGGCAGCAGCGAAACCCTGTACGCCCCGGCCTACGTCGAAAACCGCGCGCTGAAAGACGCCTTTATGCAAAACGGCACCATCAAGGAAACGTTGGATCGGGCGCGCAAGGCCGACGTGGCGCTGGTGGGCATTGGCGATATGAACGAAAACAGCTATATGGTGAAGCTGGGCTGGTTCACGCCGCACGAGATTATCGACGCCAGCCTCAATCAGGGGGTGATCGGCGATATCGCCGGCTACGACTTCTTCAACGCCCAGGGGCAGCACGTGGATACGGTGATGAACGATCGGGTGATCGGCCTGAGCATCGACGAACTGCGTAAAATCCCCTGCGTGATCGCCATTGCTTCGGAAAACACCAAGGCGATGGCGATACTCGGCGCGCTGCGCACCGGCGCCATCGACATTATCGCCACCAGCGCGCTTAACGTGCGCACCCTCCTCAATATGTCGCAGTAG
- the dhaL gene encoding dihydroxyacetone kinase subunit DhaL — protein sequence MTEHLSTRYGNEVVSGLIDVIVSNREYLSEIDGAIGDGDHGINMAKGFSMCGAAIAGRQLTLAQAFDAVSDALMEGIGGSMGPLYGSLFMGMADSVRDKETLDQRAFLAMLRNGLSELQDISSASVGDKCLMDTLIPAVAAFEGAVQRGDGFSAALEQLKRAAAQGRDSTRDLVAKIGRASRLGERSRGVLDAGAVSCCLLLSRLADGVEQRLNTVTA from the coding sequence ATGACAGAACATCTTTCTACCCGCTACGGCAATGAGGTCGTCTCCGGCCTGATCGACGTCATCGTCAGCAACCGTGAATACTTGAGCGAGATCGACGGCGCGATCGGCGACGGCGATCACGGCATCAATATGGCGAAGGGGTTTTCCATGTGCGGCGCGGCGATCGCGGGCCGGCAACTGACGCTGGCGCAGGCGTTCGATGCGGTGTCCGATGCGCTGATGGAAGGCATCGGCGGCTCGATGGGGCCGCTGTACGGCAGCCTGTTCATGGGCATGGCCGACAGCGTGCGGGATAAGGAAACGCTGGATCAGCGGGCGTTTCTGGCGATGCTGCGCAACGGGCTGAGCGAACTGCAGGACATCAGCAGCGCCAGCGTGGGCGACAAGTGCCTGATGGATACCCTGATCCCGGCGGTGGCGGCGTTCGAAGGCGCGGTGCAGCGCGGCGACGGCTTCAGCGCGGCGCTGGAGCAGCTGAAGCGGGCCGCCGCGCAGGGGCGGGATTCGACCCGCGACCTGGTGGCGAAAATCGGCCGCGCCAGCCGCCTGGGCGAACGTTCGCGCGGCGTGCTGGACGCGGGCGCGGTCTCCTGCTGCCTGCTGCTCAGCCGGTTGGCCGACGGCGTAGAGCAACGGTTGAATACCGTTACCGCATGA
- a CDS encoding dihydroxyacetone kinase subunit DhaK, producing MNRIINDPDQVVEDAIQGYRLAHPEYYAATDNARVLKHPTAPIAGKVGIVTGGGSGHEPAFLGYVGKNMLDAVAIGEIFSSPTAGAFLDAFKAADSGAGVACLYGNYAGDNMNVKMAIKKATAAGIRVKTVVANDDVASAPASEIDKRRGVAGEILMWKIGAAAAARGYDLDGVIGAAQKAIGNCRSIGVGLSSCTIPAVGKPNFHIEDGKMEIGIGHHGEPGIEVSPIQPACAMAGTMLDFVLNDMPLDNGQEVALLISGLGATPVMELYIYYAEIERRLTARGIKVHRRYVGNYFTSLEMMGVTLTLMKLDDELKTLIDMPAQSLGLTQVE from the coding sequence ATGAACAGAATCATTAACGATCCCGATCAGGTAGTGGAAGACGCCATTCAGGGCTACCGGCTGGCGCACCCGGAGTATTACGCCGCCACCGATAACGCGCGGGTGCTGAAGCATCCGACGGCGCCGATCGCCGGCAAGGTCGGCATCGTCACCGGCGGCGGCTCCGGCCATGAGCCGGCGTTTCTCGGCTATGTCGGCAAGAACATGCTGGACGCGGTGGCGATCGGCGAGATCTTTTCCTCCCCGACGGCGGGCGCCTTCCTCGACGCCTTCAAGGCGGCGGACAGCGGCGCCGGGGTAGCCTGCCTGTACGGCAACTACGCCGGCGACAACATGAACGTCAAGATGGCGATCAAGAAGGCCACCGCGGCCGGCATCAGGGTGAAAACCGTGGTGGCGAACGACGATGTGGCCTCGGCGCCGGCCAGCGAAATCGACAAGCGCCGCGGCGTGGCCGGCGAAATCCTGATGTGGAAGATCGGCGCGGCGGCGGCGGCCAGGGGCTACGATCTGGACGGGGTGATCGGCGCGGCGCAGAAGGCGATCGGCAACTGCCGCTCGATCGGCGTCGGCCTGAGCTCCTGCACCATTCCGGCGGTCGGCAAGCCCAACTTCCATATTGAAGACGGCAAAATGGAGATCGGCATCGGCCACCACGGCGAGCCGGGCATCGAGGTGTCGCCTATCCAGCCGGCTTGCGCCATGGCCGGCACCATGCTCGATTTTGTGCTCAACGACATGCCGCTGGACAACGGCCAGGAGGTGGCGCTGCTGATCTCCGGCCTCGGCGCCACGCCGGTGATGGAGCTGTACATCTACTACGCCGAGATCGAACGGCGGCTGACGGCCCGGGGGATCAAGGTGCACCGGCGCTACGTCGGCAACTATTTTACCTCGCTGGAAATGATGGGGGTGACGCTGACGCTGATGAAGCTGGATGACGAACTGAAAACCCTGATTGACATGCCGGCGCAATCCTTAGGCTTAACCCAGGTGGAGTGA
- a CDS encoding SDR family oxidoreductase, giving the protein MFNNQSEAPAGPTLCGKVALITGGAAGIGYAIAERFLHDGARVVLMDRAPQVAEQARQLGGDAALGILTDVTDPASVERATAQAEAHFGRLDVLVNSAGIVALHPAETLPEEAWDATLAVNLKGVFLTCQAAGRRFIRQRSGSIVNLASQAGVVALPNHLAYCASKAGVIGLTQVLALEWGPHNVRINAISPTVVLTELGRKAWSGEVAEQMKQKIPLRRFAEPQDIAAGALFLAGDAAAMITGANLVVDGGYTIQ; this is encoded by the coding sequence ATGTTTAATAACCAGAGCGAAGCGCCCGCCGGGCCGACTTTATGCGGCAAAGTGGCGTTGATCACCGGCGGCGCGGCGGGCATCGGCTATGCCATCGCCGAGCGATTTCTGCACGACGGCGCGCGGGTGGTGCTGATGGATCGCGCGCCGCAGGTGGCGGAACAGGCGCGGCAGCTCGGCGGCGATGCGGCGTTGGGCATCCTGACCGACGTGACCGACCCGGCGTCGGTGGAGCGGGCGACGGCGCAGGCCGAAGCGCACTTTGGCCGGCTTGACGTGCTGGTCAACAGCGCCGGCATCGTGGCGCTGCACCCGGCCGAAACGCTGCCGGAAGAGGCCTGGGACGCCACCCTGGCGGTAAATCTGAAAGGGGTGTTTCTTACCTGCCAGGCGGCGGGGCGGCGTTTCATTCGTCAGCGCAGCGGCAGCATCGTCAACCTGGCTTCCCAGGCCGGGGTGGTGGCCTTGCCGAATCACCTGGCCTATTGCGCCAGCAAGGCCGGCGTGATCGGCCTGACCCAGGTTCTGGCGCTGGAGTGGGGGCCGCACAACGTGCGGATCAACGCCATTTCGCCCACCGTGGTGCTGACCGAGCTGGGGCGCAAGGCCTGGTCCGGCGAGGTGGCCGAGCAGATGAAACAGAAAATTCCGCTGCGGCGCTTTGCCGAACCGCAGGACATTGCCGCCGGCGCGCTGTTCCTGGCCGGCGACGCCGCCGCGATGATCACCGGCGCCAACCTGGTGGTCGACGGCGGCTACACCATTCAATAA